In a single window of the Perca flavescens isolate YP-PL-M2 chromosome 18, PFLA_1.0, whole genome shotgun sequence genome:
- the LOC114572825 gene encoding zinc finger protein 2 homolog, whose amino-acid sequence PVPVKSEDDEEEDVQQLLVFNEEVEGPEETETASDSNTAPHLHPEPDNNKSNSWDGDGAASPSLLNSLRILRVPTGDARHNAGRKKKTYRCSECGKVFGRSPHLKIHMRTHTGEKPFSCPVCAKSFTQKVNLTYHMSVHTGEKRFSCRICGERFTWYTQLKSHRCACERPSRRDETGEAESGGSREAEGSGEKPFVCGRCGKTFSRKDNLNIHTRIHTGERPFSCSVCAKSFKHGGHLTQHMSVHRKENRFGCRACRRRFTWRYQLRRHTCGGESSLREDEEEEAQSSQLRQRQTQHMEQICSTHRSKADGEDCGGPEPARNSHPPLQPETEDHTGDSSELNIKVELSDEDGTESRGPHLGSNDDAGSTGGRKSFRCSDCGKTFGRKEHLQTHARIHTGERPFGCPVCGKTFGCKRSLLGHMTSHTGDKPFGCSQCGKRFGRLVNLKTHQRLHTGERPFSCPFCGKGFTQKVHMTQHTAVHTGQKQFCCSVCGKQFTWLSGFRRHKCGGEAESQTEANSEENSEAEPGDKKRFRCRQCGGKFNHKHNLKAHMRIHTGEKPFGCSVCAKGFAASGALKKHLRTHSGEKPFGCAVCGARFTQGGNLKRHMAQHAGDTRPKPFGCTVCGKKFTQVSNMKRHTAQHAAAQTGSEVTEQFSSYPGRNKL is encoded by the exons cctgtccctgtgaagagtgaagacgATGAAGAGGAAG atgttcaGCAGCTGTTGGTGTTTAACGAAGAAGTCGAGGGACCGGAGGAAACGGAAACCGCCAGCGACTCGAACACAGCTCCACATCTCCACCCCGAACCCGACAACAACAAGTCCAACTCTTGGGACGGCGACGGTGCGGCGTCTCCGTCGCTTTTAAACTCGCTGCGGATTCTCCGAGTCCCCACCGGCGATGCCAGACACAACGCCGGCAGGAAGAAGAAGACGTATCGCTGCTCCGAGTGTGGGAAAGTTTTCGGCCGCAGCCCGCATCTGAAGATCCACATGAggactcacacaggagagaaaccctTCAGCTGCCCCGTCTGTGCCAAGAGCTTCACGCAGAAGGTGAATCTGACGTACCACATGTCGGTGCACACGGGGGAGAAACGCTTCAGCTGCCGCATCTGCGGAGAGAGATTCACCTGGTACACGCAGCTCAAGAGTCACCGCTGCGCCTGCGAGCGTCCGAGTCGGAGGGACGAGACCGGAGAGGCAGAGAGCGGCGGGAGCAGAGAGGCGGAGGGCAGCGGCGAGAAGCCGTTCGTCTGCGGCCGGTGCGGGAAAACATTCAGCCGCAAAGACAACCTGAACATCCACACGAGGATCCACACGGGAGAGAGACCGTTCAGCTGCTCCGTCTGCGCCAAGAGCTTCAAACACGGAGGACACCTGACGCAGCACATGTCCGTCCACAGGAAGGAGAACCGCTTCGGCTGCCGCGCCTGCCGCCGGCGATTTACCTGGCGCTACCAGCTGCGGAGACACACCTGCGGCGGAGAATCCTCTCTGCGTGAAGACGaggaagaggaagctcagtcctcacagcttcgccagagacaaactcaacacatggaacaGATCTGTAGTACTCACCGTTCCA aagctgatggagaggactgtggaggaccagaaccagccaggaactcgcATCCACcattacaaccagagactgaagaccacaCTGGAGACTCTTCGGAGTTGAACATTAAGGTGGAACTCAGCGACGAGGACGGGACGGAAAGCAGAGGACCTCACTTAG GTTCCAACGACGACGCAGGAAGCACCGGCGGCCGGAAGTCGTTCCGCTGCTCCGACTGCGGGAAGACGTTCGGCCGAAAGGAACATCTGCAAACCCACGCTCGGATCCACACGGGCGAGCGCCCGTTTGGCTGCCCCGTCTGCGGCAAAACCTTCGGCTGCAAGCGCTCGCTGCTGGGTCACATGACCAGCCACACGGGGGACAAGCCCTTCGGCTGCTCGCAGTGCGGGAAACGCTTCGGCCGCTTGGTGAACCTGAAGACGCACCAGAGGCTGCACACGGGCGAGCGGCCGTTTAGCTGCCCGTTCTGCGGGAAAGGCTTCACGCAGAAGGTTCACATGACTCAGCACACGGCCGTGCACACGGGCCAGAAACAGTTCTGCTGCAGCGTCTGCGGCAAACAGTTCACCTGGCTGTCCGGGTTCAGGCGACACAAGTGCGGCGGCGAGGCGGAGAGCCAGACGGAGGCGAACTCGGAGGAGAACTCGGAGGCGGAGCCGGGCGACAAAAAACGCTTCCGCTGCCGGCAGTGCGGCGGCAAATTCAACCACAAACACAACTTGAAGGcgcacatgagaatccacacggGGGAGAAGCCGTTCGGCTGCTCCGTCTGTGCCAAGGGCTTCGCGGCGAGCGGCGCTCTGAAGAAACACCTGCGGACGCATTCGGGGGAGAAGCCGTTCGGCTGCGCGGTGTGCGGCGCACGCTTCACTCAGGGCGGGAACCTGAAGCGGCACATGGCCCAGCACGCCGGGGACACGCGGCCCAAACCGTTCGGCTGCACCGTCTGCGGTAAAAAGTTCACACAAGTGTCGAACATGAAGCGGCACACGGCGCAGCACGCCGCCGCGCAAACAGGAAGCGAAGTCACTGAGCAGTTCAGCTCTTACCCAGGAagaaacaagctgtaa